One Massilia sp. 9096 genomic window carries:
- a CDS encoding M14-type cytosolic carboxypeptidase: MSSIKISSQFDAGAIEIVNATSASAIDLNIRKDSAADIIQWFYFRLQGAQGEPCTMRLLNAGQSAYPKGWEDYNAMASYDRINWFRVPTSFDGAVLTIEHTPAMDSVYYAYFEPYSWERHLELLDRAQLSEHVRMVDLGSTLDGRDLNMLVVGEPAEGKKKVWVIARQHPGETMAEWFVEGMLDALLDPAHPFGRQLLKESVLYVVPNMNPDGSVRGNLRTNAAGANLNREWFNPTMERSPEVFLVRQKMHEIGVDMCLDVHGDEGLPYVFVAGSGALPAFTPEQAAAEKTFAENFMIASPDFQTEYGYPDAPFTDEVLSMGSPYITHAFGCLSLTLELPFKDNANDPDPVVGWDGARSARLGAAVLQPMLQAIRKI, translated from the coding sequence ATGTCTAGCATCAAGATCAGCAGCCAGTTCGACGCTGGCGCCATCGAGATCGTGAACGCCACCAGCGCCAGCGCCATCGACCTGAACATCCGCAAGGATTCCGCCGCCGACATCATCCAGTGGTTCTACTTCCGCCTGCAGGGTGCGCAAGGCGAGCCCTGCACGATGCGCCTGCTCAACGCCGGCCAGTCGGCCTACCCGAAGGGCTGGGAAGACTACAACGCGATGGCCAGCTACGACCGCATCAACTGGTTCCGCGTGCCGACCAGCTTCGACGGCGCGGTGCTCACGATCGAGCACACCCCGGCCATGGACAGCGTCTACTACGCCTACTTCGAGCCGTATTCGTGGGAGCGCCACCTGGAGCTGCTCGACCGCGCCCAGCTGTCCGAGCACGTGCGCATGGTCGACCTCGGCTCGACGCTCGACGGCCGCGACCTGAACATGCTGGTCGTCGGCGAGCCGGCCGAAGGCAAGAAGAAAGTGTGGGTGATCGCGCGCCAGCATCCGGGCGAAACGATGGCCGAGTGGTTCGTCGAAGGCATGCTGGACGCCCTGCTCGACCCGGCCCATCCGTTCGGCCGCCAGCTGCTGAAGGAATCCGTGCTGTACGTGGTGCCGAACATGAACCCGGACGGCTCGGTGCGCGGCAACCTGCGCACCAATGCCGCCGGCGCCAACCTGAACCGCGAATGGTTCAACCCGACCATGGAGCGCAGCCCGGAAGTGTTCCTGGTGCGCCAGAAGATGCATGAGATCGGCGTCGACATGTGCCTGGACGTGCACGGCGACGAAGGCCTGCCCTACGTGTTCGTGGCCGGCTCCGGCGCCCTGCCGGCCTTCACGCCCGAGCAGGCGGCAGCGGAAAAGACCTTCGCCGAGAACTTCATGATCGCCAGCCCGGACTTCCAGACGGAATACGGCTACCCGGACGCGCCGTTCACCGACGAAGTGCTGAGCATGGGCTCGCCCTACATCACGCACGCCTTCGGCTGCCTGTCGCTGACGCTGGAACTGCCGTTCAAGGACAACGCCAACGACCCCGATCCGGTCGTCGGCTGGGATGGCGCACGCAGCGCGCGCCTGGGCGCCGCCGTGCTGCAGCCGATGCTGCAGGCGATCCGCAAGATCTAA
- a CDS encoding oxygen-insensitive NAD(P)H-dependent nitroreductase NfsB: MDIVATAKQRYTAKAYDTNRRIPDEVMQQIYEVIRNSPSSVNSQPWHFIVASTPEGKARLAKGVQGGYSFNESKVRDASHVILFCTRVDTEGGHLDRLLEQEDRDGRFADEAAKAGTAKGRLHFTNLHRYTLKDLPQWYEKQTYIALANAMTAAAAVGVDSTPMEGIDVAALDTELGLHEKGLSSLVLLALGYHAESDFNAKLPKSRLPQEQVFTFL; encoded by the coding sequence ATGGACATCGTCGCCACCGCGAAACAACGCTATACCGCCAAGGCCTATGACACCAACCGCCGCATCCCGGACGAGGTCATGCAGCAGATCTATGAAGTGATCCGCAACAGCCCGTCGTCGGTCAACTCGCAGCCGTGGCACTTCATCGTCGCCAGCACCCCGGAAGGCAAGGCGCGCCTGGCCAAGGGCGTGCAGGGCGGCTACAGCTTCAACGAATCGAAAGTGCGTGACGCCTCGCACGTGATCCTGTTCTGCACCCGCGTCGACACCGAAGGCGGCCACCTGGATCGCCTGCTCGAGCAGGAAGACCGCGACGGCCGCTTCGCCGACGAAGCCGCCAAGGCCGGTACCGCGAAGGGCCGCCTGCATTTCACCAACCTGCACCGCTACACGCTGAAAGACCTGCCGCAGTGGTACGAAAAGCAGACCTACATCGCCCTGGCCAATGCGATGACGGCCGCCGCCGCGGTCGGCGTCGACAGTACCCCGATGGAAGGCATCGACGTGGCTGCGCTGGACACCGAACTCGGCCTGCATGAGAAGGGCCTGTCGAGCCTGGTGCTGCTGGCGCTCGGCTACCATGCCGAAAGCGACTTCAACGCCAAGCTGCCGAAGTCGCGCCTGCCGCAAGAGCAGGTCTTCACTTTCCTGTAA
- a CDS encoding porin has protein sequence MKKIPLCTALILSVLASSSALAQSADPKSKVDVYGIIDVLFGPTTNVTKDKGTVWRVSSSGENVSRLGFRGSEEIADGLKAVYQLEMGIGVDTGTPDSPLFKRQSNVGLEGRYGRLVMGRSFTSVYDFMLPYDPMGYAPFYSWAPTGNASGASKYGMTTGFDNIIKYTGKIGDLSFGMNYGAGEQSGSTGDGAKGAVTANYVMGPFSMVGAYERENGTKTAADVRDVTNVAHVGAMYNSGKWKVQAAARDYKLRAAKAGTPDVRARLYWAGVSYLILQNVTLTGAAYYQDVRNVAANLDADPVMVVGRIRYAIGKRTDLYALAAYAKAKHGQLVSLSRDDAGFDSKQKNVSVGIQVRF, from the coding sequence ATGAAAAAGATTCCCTTGTGCACTGCCCTGATCCTGAGCGTGCTCGCGTCAAGCAGTGCGCTTGCGCAATCGGCGGACCCGAAATCGAAAGTCGACGTGTACGGCATCATCGACGTGCTGTTCGGGCCGACCACCAACGTCACAAAGGACAAAGGGACGGTCTGGCGCGTCAGCTCGAGCGGCGAAAACGTCTCGCGCCTGGGCTTTCGCGGCAGCGAGGAGATCGCCGATGGCCTGAAAGCGGTCTACCAGCTCGAAATGGGCATCGGCGTCGATACCGGCACGCCCGACAGCCCGCTGTTCAAGCGCCAGTCCAACGTCGGCCTCGAGGGCCGCTATGGGCGCCTGGTGATGGGCCGTTCGTTCACCTCGGTGTACGACTTCATGCTGCCCTACGATCCGATGGGCTACGCGCCGTTCTACTCCTGGGCCCCGACCGGCAACGCCAGCGGCGCCAGCAAGTACGGCATGACGACCGGCTTCGACAACATCATCAAGTACACCGGCAAGATCGGCGACCTGAGCTTCGGGATGAACTACGGCGCAGGCGAACAGTCGGGCTCGACCGGCGACGGGGCCAAGGGCGCCGTCACCGCCAATTACGTCATGGGGCCGTTCTCGATGGTCGGCGCCTACGAGCGCGAAAACGGCACCAAGACCGCCGCCGACGTGCGCGACGTCACCAATGTGGCGCACGTCGGCGCCATGTATAACAGCGGCAAGTGGAAAGTGCAGGCCGCGGCGCGCGACTACAAGCTGCGCGCCGCCAAGGCCGGCACACCGGACGTGCGTGCGCGCCTGTACTGGGCCGGCGTGAGCTACCTGATCCTGCAGAACGTCACGCTGACCGGCGCGGCCTACTACCAGGACGTGCGCAACGTCGCGGCCAATCTCGATGCCGACCCGGTCATGGTCGTCGGCCGCATCCGCTATGCGATCGGCAAGCGCACCGACTTGTATGCGCTGGCGGCCTATGCCAAGGCCAAGCACGGCCAGCTGGTCAGCCTGTCGCGCGACGATGCCGGTTTCGACAGCAAGCAGAAGAACGTGTCGGTCGGCATCCAGGTACGCTTCTAG
- a CDS encoding tautomerase family protein yields the protein MPFANFKFPEGILDHARKEEIIHRTTAMFVEYFGEGVRPYSMVLVEEVADGGWGRADETLTLEKMGLPPKPGRA from the coding sequence ATGCCATTCGCAAACTTCAAATTCCCCGAAGGGATCCTCGACCACGCACGCAAGGAAGAGATCATCCATCGCACCACCGCCATGTTCGTCGAGTACTTCGGCGAAGGCGTGCGGCCGTATTCGATGGTGCTGGTCGAGGAAGTCGCCGACGGCGGCTGGGGCCGCGCCGACGAGACGCTGACCCTCGAGAAGATGGGCCTGCCGCCCAAACCGGGTCGCGCCTAG
- a CDS encoding SDR family oxidoreductase — MSNNTNKAAIVTGASRGIGRAIALRLARDGFDITVHYVGNEAKAQDTVAAVEALGCRAIAVQGDVAQPADVARLFDTAQDAFGRVDVVVNSAGMMPMAAISPDNLDAFDKVIATNLRGTFLVLGEAARRLQEGGRIVAISTSVIAKSFPGYGPYIASKAGAEELVRVLANEMRGRGITVNAVAPGPVGTELFFNGKTAQQIEGIAKLAPLERIGEPDEIANAVAFLTGPDGAWVNAQVLRVNGGFA, encoded by the coding sequence ATGAGCAACAACACGAATAAAGCCGCCATTGTCACCGGCGCCTCGCGCGGCATCGGCCGGGCGATCGCGCTGCGCCTGGCGCGCGACGGTTTCGACATCACCGTGCATTACGTCGGCAACGAAGCCAAGGCGCAGGACACCGTGGCCGCGGTCGAGGCGCTGGGCTGCAGGGCGATCGCGGTGCAGGGCGACGTGGCCCAACCCGCCGATGTCGCGCGCCTGTTCGATACCGCCCAGGATGCCTTCGGGCGCGTGGACGTGGTGGTCAACAGCGCCGGCATGATGCCGATGGCGGCGATCAGCCCGGACAACCTGGACGCCTTCGACAAGGTCATCGCGACCAACCTGCGCGGCACCTTCCTGGTGCTGGGCGAGGCTGCGCGCCGGCTGCAGGAAGGCGGGCGCATCGTCGCGATCTCGACCAGCGTGATCGCCAAGTCTTTCCCCGGCTACGGCCCCTACATCGCCAGCAAGGCCGGCGCCGAGGAACTGGTGCGCGTGCTGGCCAACGAGATGCGCGGACGCGGCATCACCGTCAACGCGGTGGCGCCGGGGCCGGTGGGTACCGAGCTGTTTTTTAATGGCAAGACCGCGCAGCAGATCGAGGGGATTGCCAAGCTGGCGCCGCTGGAGCGCATCGGCGAGCCGGACGAGATCGCCAATGCGGTGGCTTTCCTGACCGGGCCGGACGGCGCCTGGGTCAATGCGCAGGTACTGCGCGTCAACGGCGGCTTCGCCTGA
- a CDS encoding LysR family transcriptional regulator, translating to MDRLDALQLFIRIVEQGSFSRAADMLGMPRASATHAIKELETRLGTRLLERSTRHVRPTLDGQAYYERCVQVLSDLDDAEAAFGHMAANPRGMLRVDMSGSQAARVVLPRIGEFHARYPDIELMLSSGDRLVDLVREGVDVVIRAGVPRDVDLVARKLAEMAQVVCASPDYLKSAGIPRHPDELAAHRAVRFFASNGNTDYPFELAVDGQMRRYDVGGWLSVNDAETYSLAALRGCGLIQVPRFHVEQELADGSLVEVLADWNSPALPVTALYPYRRQLSPRVRMFVEWLVEIYAQRFGGSA from the coding sequence GTGGACCGTCTCGACGCCCTCCAGCTCTTCATCCGCATCGTCGAACAGGGCAGCTTCAGCCGCGCCGCCGACATGCTCGGCATGCCTCGCGCCAGCGCCACCCATGCGATCAAGGAACTGGAAACGCGGCTCGGCACGCGTTTGCTCGAACGCAGCACGCGCCACGTGCGCCCTACTCTCGACGGCCAGGCTTATTACGAGCGCTGTGTGCAGGTGCTCAGCGACCTGGACGACGCCGAGGCCGCGTTCGGGCACATGGCGGCCAACCCGCGCGGGATGCTGCGGGTCGACATGTCGGGCTCGCAGGCGGCGCGCGTGGTGCTGCCGCGCATCGGGGAATTCCATGCGCGGTATCCGGACATCGAGCTGATGCTCAGCAGCGGCGACCGCCTGGTCGACCTGGTGCGCGAAGGCGTCGACGTGGTGATCCGCGCCGGCGTGCCGCGCGACGTCGACCTGGTCGCACGCAAGCTGGCCGAGATGGCGCAGGTGGTCTGCGCCAGCCCCGACTATTTGAAAAGCGCCGGCATCCCGCGCCATCCCGACGAGCTGGCGGCCCACCGCGCGGTGCGCTTCTTCGCCAGCAACGGCAACACCGATTACCCGTTCGAGCTGGCCGTCGACGGCCAGATGCGCCGCTATGATGTCGGCGGCTGGCTGTCGGTCAACGATGCCGAGACCTATTCGCTGGCGGCGCTGCGCGGCTGCGGCCTGATCCAGGTGCCGCGCTTTCACGTCGAGCAGGAACTGGCGGACGGCAGCCTGGTCGAAGTGCTGGCCGACTGGAACAGCCCGGCGCTGCCGGTGACCGCGCTCTACCCTTACCGGCGCCAGCTGTCGCCGCGCGTGCGCATGTTCGTCGAGTGGCTGGTGGAGATTTATGCGCAACGCTTCGGGGGCAGCGCTTGA
- a CDS encoding sulfurtransferase, producing the protein MTPPLGFRADLARWRQLVAPDWIAALVAGAPVEAAPPEEWRLFEVGCDDLDAFGNGHIPGAGYLDTMRFEHGPLWNKVDDTTLERLLCELGIRHDTTVVLVGRNPLAAARVAHLLLYAGVTDVRLLDGGFDAWRRAGLALEAGPGRCWPAVARFGATLPMRREYLLNMAATRALPAHGDATLASIRTRAEYLGETSGYSYIDARGDIPGALWGQAGADGDVNSMSAYQDAAGCMKPASEIAAMWEAGGIVPGRRTVFYCGTGWRASLAFFYAWLMGWEHIAVFDGGWCEWSRDPANPVVCRVSCPPPPSSRSGSSRSTCCRA; encoded by the coding sequence TTGACGCCGCCCCTCGGCTTTCGCGCCGATCTGGCGCGCTGGCGCCAGCTCGTCGCACCGGACTGGATCGCTGCGTTGGTCGCCGGCGCGCCGGTCGAGGCGGCGCCGCCGGAGGAATGGCGCCTGTTCGAGGTGGGCTGCGACGACCTGGATGCCTTCGGCAACGGCCATATCCCCGGCGCCGGCTACCTCGACACGATGAGGTTCGAGCACGGCCCGCTGTGGAACAAGGTGGACGACACGACGCTGGAACGGCTGCTGTGCGAACTCGGCATCCGCCACGACACGACGGTCGTGCTGGTCGGACGCAATCCGCTGGCGGCCGCACGCGTGGCGCACCTGCTGTTGTACGCAGGCGTCACGGACGTGCGCCTGCTCGACGGCGGCTTCGATGCCTGGCGCCGTGCCGGGCTGGCGCTGGAAGCCGGCCCGGGCCGGTGCTGGCCGGCGGTGGCAAGGTTCGGCGCGACGCTGCCGATGCGCCGCGAGTACCTGTTGAACATGGCCGCGACGCGCGCGCTGCCGGCGCACGGCGACGCCACGCTGGCCAGCATCCGCACCCGTGCAGAATACCTCGGTGAAACCTCGGGCTACAGCTACATCGACGCGCGCGGCGACATCCCGGGCGCGCTCTGGGGCCAGGCCGGCGCGGACGGCGACGTCAACAGCATGAGCGCCTACCAGGACGCTGCCGGCTGCATGAAGCCGGCCAGCGAAATCGCAGCGATGTGGGAAGCGGGCGGCATCGTGCCGGGGCGCCGCACGGTGTTTTATTGCGGCACCGGCTGGCGCGCCTCGCTGGCCTTCTTTTATGCGTGGCTGATGGGCTGGGAGCACATCGCCGTGTTCGACGGTGGCTGGTGCGAATGGAGCCGCGATCCAGCCAATCCGGTCGTGTGCCGGGTCAGTTGCCCGCCACCACCATCTTCTCGATCAGGATCGAGCCGGTCGACTTGTTGCCGCGCGTAA